A genomic region of Sphingobium sp. HWE2-09 contains the following coding sequences:
- a CDS encoding DUF2322 family protein, with product MVATIQPSATFKDNLRKLPSVEGVARIDLLDAAGGVVASIDNQPGKQGSVAVYQYLQAVFGTLDAKAAAHGLAVFAEHTADARQRPGAHPNVDRLLDIAAGGAALDIAVIAAGQ from the coding sequence ATGGTGGCGACGATTCAACCGAGCGCGACGTTCAAAGATAATCTGCGGAAGTTGCCATCGGTCGAGGGTGTGGCGCGCATCGACCTGCTGGATGCTGCAGGTGGCGTGGTCGCCAGTATCGACAACCAGCCGGGCAAGCAGGGGTCGGTGGCGGTCTATCAATATCTGCAGGCGGTGTTCGGCACGCTGGACGCGAAGGCGGCCGCGCATGGGCTGGCCGTGTTTGCCGAGCATACGGCCGATGCGCGCCAGCGCCCGGGCGCGCATCCCAATGTCGATCGCCTGCTGGATATCGCGGCTGGCGGCGCGGCGCTGGATATCGCCGTTATCGCCGCCGGTCAGTAG
- a CDS encoding arsenate reductase/protein-tyrosine-phosphatase family protein — translation MMRARFGTFRGLVRLALSYPQLLLGRSASVAPDPAQVKRLVFVCQGNICRSAFADVAARRAGLNSASFGLSTTTGRPAHEPAIIAARALGHDLSAHKAVDMADYAPQEGDLLLAMEVRQLHRLAADPRLAHLPRMLLGRWTRPMLPHLHDPYSLDDRYMATCLARIDRAVARLVRAFPGARLS, via the coding sequence ATGATGCGGGCGCGCTTCGGCACCTTTCGCGGGCTTGTTCGCCTGGCGCTCTCCTATCCGCAACTGCTGCTCGGCCGATCGGCCAGCGTGGCGCCCGATCCGGCGCAGGTGAAGCGGCTGGTGTTCGTATGCCAGGGCAATATCTGCCGCAGCGCCTTTGCCGATGTTGCGGCGCGGCGGGCGGGGTTGAACAGCGCGTCCTTCGGCCTGTCGACCACGACCGGGCGACCCGCGCATGAACCCGCCATCATCGCGGCGCGGGCGCTGGGCCACGACCTGTCGGCGCATAAGGCGGTCGACATGGCCGATTATGCGCCGCAGGAGGGCGACCTGTTGCTGGCGATGGAAGTGCGGCAATTGCATCGGCTGGCCGCCGATCCGCGTCTGGCGCATCTGCCACGGATGTTGCTGGGGCGCTGGACCCGGCCGATGCTGCCGCATCTGCATGATCCCTACAGCCTAGACGATCGCTATATGGCGACGTGCCTGGCAAGGATCGACCGGGCGGTGGCGCGGCTGGTCAGGGCTTTCCCCGGCGCGCGGCTTTCCTGA
- a CDS encoding polysaccharide deacetylase family protein, which translates to MTALLITVDTELSSSLHQRGVSLADNVARSIWAEAKGGAYGIGWQMDLLDRHGLTGVFFLDPLPALVHGADFLAPIVRAIVGRGHEVQMHIHTEWLAWARESPVGGRQGRNIGDFSLADQIVLLGLAKQLLEDAGAPAITAFRAGNFGASDDTLRALATLGVAWDSSVNPAYLGRECTIAADRAQIGAIRQHGVIELPVSGIADRPGGFRPAQICAMSAAEMRDGLRHAAREGHDAFVVVTHSFEMLSRDRQRPNRAVMARFEALCREAARLPGVQGAGFNDLPADLADRPARALTRAAPSQWRTGLRIAQQAWATWRYEHRLVPA; encoded by the coding sequence ATGACCGCGCTACTCATCACCGTCGATACGGAATTATCCTCCTCCCTGCATCAGCGCGGCGTCAGTCTGGCGGACAATGTGGCCCGCTCCATCTGGGCGGAGGCGAAGGGGGGCGCCTACGGCATCGGCTGGCAGATGGACCTGCTCGACCGCCATGGGCTGACGGGCGTCTTCTTCCTCGATCCTTTGCCTGCACTGGTGCACGGCGCCGATTTCCTGGCACCGATCGTGCGCGCCATTGTCGGGCGCGGGCATGAGGTGCAGATGCACATCCACACCGAATGGCTTGCCTGGGCCAGGGAATCGCCTGTCGGTGGGCGGCAGGGCCGCAATATCGGCGACTTTTCCCTAGCCGACCAGATCGTCCTGCTTGGCCTCGCCAAACAACTGTTAGAGGATGCAGGCGCGCCCGCCATCACCGCCTTTCGCGCGGGCAATTTCGGCGCCAGCGACGATACGCTGCGCGCGCTCGCTACCTTGGGCGTCGCTTGGGACAGCAGCGTCAACCCCGCCTATCTCGGTCGCGAATGCACGATCGCGGCCGACCGCGCGCAGATCGGCGCGATCCGGCAGCATGGCGTCATCGAACTGCCGGTGTCGGGCATCGCCGACCGCCCCGGCGGCTTTCGCCCCGCCCAGATCTGCGCCATGTCGGCGGCGGAAATGCGCGACGGGCTGCGCCATGCCGCGCGCGAAGGCCATGACGCCTTCGTCGTCGTCACTCATAGTTTCGAAATGCTGTCCCGCGATCGCCAGCGTCCCAATCGTGCCGTCATGGCCCGGTTCGAAGCGCTCTGCCGCGAAGCCGCCCGCCTGCCCGGCGTGCAAGGGGCAGGCTTCAACGACCTGCCTGCCGACCTTGCCGACCGTCCGGCCCGCGCGCTGACCCGCGCCGCGCCCAGCCAGTGGCGCACGGGGCTGCGCATCGCGCAACAGGCGTGGGCGACATGGCGCTACGAACATCGACTGGTCCCTGCGTGA
- a CDS encoding NADP-dependent malic enzyme: protein MSDRSNVEFSEREALFFHSTGRPGKIEIIASKPMATQRDLSLAYSPGVAVPVRAIAADPATAYDYTAKGNLVAVISNGTAILGLGNLGALASKPVMEGKAVLFKRFADVDSIDIELKTEDVDRFIDAVELMEPTFGGINLEDIKAPECFIIEQTLKERMNIPVFHDDQHGTAIIAAAGVINAALLTRREMKDMKVVVNGAGAASISCTELIKALGVPHENVIMCDSKGVIYQGRTEGMNQWKSAHAVRTDARTLADAVKGADVFLGLSVAGAMSQDMVKSMGANPIIFAMANPDPEILPPDAHAVRPDVIVATGRSDFPNQVNNVLGFPFIFRGALDVRATTINEAMKLAAAHAIAELAREQVPEEVAKAYGRSHSFGPDYIIPAPFDPRLMEVVPAAVAQAAMETGVAQKPIADMAAYRQSLKARLNPTTSVLTTAYEVAKADPKRVVFAEAEEEVVLRAAIQFRELGYGIPVLVGRGEVVDKLRALGVHDPESFELHNSVNSPLVPDMVDLLYARLQRRGYLRRDCERMVNRDRHIFGTLLVKMGVADAMITGTTRPYNQTLREVKRVMDPAAGRTPFGIHVLVAKDKTVFMADTTVNERPTASELADIAEGTVAVARRMGHDPRVAFLSYSNFGNPPGAFLENVRGAVKLLDERQVDFEYEGEMTADVALNPVVMKNYPFSRLSGPANILVMPGLQSANISAKLLRELGGTTMIGPLLVGMEKSVQIATMSSNASELLTLAVLAAGGVAL, encoded by the coding sequence ATGTCCGATCGATCGAATGTGGAATTTTCCGAGCGCGAGGCGCTGTTCTTCCATTCGACCGGCCGTCCCGGCAAGATCGAGATCATCGCGTCCAAACCGATGGCGACGCAGCGCGATTTGAGCCTCGCTTACTCGCCCGGCGTTGCGGTTCCCGTGCGCGCCATCGCCGCCGATCCGGCGACCGCCTATGATTACACCGCCAAGGGTAATCTGGTCGCGGTCATCTCCAACGGCACGGCGATCCTGGGCCTGGGCAATCTCGGCGCGCTGGCGTCCAAGCCGGTGATGGAGGGCAAGGCCGTCCTCTTCAAACGCTTCGCCGACGTCGACAGCATCGATATCGAACTCAAGACCGAAGATGTGGACCGCTTCATCGACGCGGTCGAACTGATGGAGCCGACCTTCGGCGGCATCAACCTGGAAGATATCAAGGCGCCTGAGTGCTTCATCATCGAACAGACGCTCAAGGAGCGGATGAACATCCCGGTCTTCCATGACGATCAACATGGTACCGCCATCATCGCAGCGGCGGGCGTCATCAACGCCGCGCTGCTGACCAGGCGTGAGATGAAGGACATGAAGGTCGTGGTGAACGGCGCGGGCGCCGCCTCCATTTCCTGCACCGAACTGATCAAGGCGCTGGGCGTCCCCCATGAAAATGTCATCATGTGCGACAGCAAGGGCGTGATCTACCAAGGCCGTACCGAAGGCATGAACCAGTGGAAGTCGGCCCATGCGGTGCGCACCGACGCGCGCACCTTGGCCGACGCGGTCAAGGGCGCCGACGTGTTCCTGGGCCTGTCGGTCGCCGGCGCGATGAGCCAGGATATGGTGAAATCCATGGGCGCCAATCCGATCATTTTTGCCATGGCCAATCCCGATCCTGAAATCCTGCCGCCCGACGCCCATGCCGTGCGCCCCGACGTGATCGTCGCCACAGGCCGCTCCGACTTCCCCAATCAGGTCAACAACGTCCTGGGCTTCCCCTTCATCTTCCGCGGGGCGCTGGACGTGCGGGCGACGACGATCAACGAAGCGATGAAACTCGCCGCCGCCCACGCCATCGCCGAACTGGCGCGCGAACAGGTGCCGGAGGAAGTGGCGAAGGCCTATGGCCGCTCGCACAGCTTCGGTCCGGACTATATCATTCCCGCGCCGTTCGACCCGCGCCTGATGGAGGTCGTCCCCGCCGCCGTGGCGCAGGCTGCGATGGAAACCGGCGTCGCGCAAAAGCCGATCGCCGACATGGCGGCCTATCGCCAGTCGCTCAAGGCCCGGCTCAATCCCACCACTTCGGTCCTCACCACCGCCTATGAAGTGGCGAAGGCCGATCCCAAGCGGGTCGTCTTCGCCGAAGCGGAGGAAGAAGTGGTGCTGCGCGCGGCGATCCAGTTCCGCGAACTGGGCTATGGCATCCCGGTGCTGGTGGGCCGCGGCGAAGTGGTCGACAAGCTGCGCGCGCTGGGCGTGCACGATCCGGAAAGTTTCGAACTGCACAACAGCGTCAATTCGCCGCTGGTGCCCGACATGGTCGATCTGCTCTACGCCCGGCTGCAACGCCGCGGCTATCTGCGCCGCGATTGCGAACGCATGGTCAATCGCGATCGGCACATCTTCGGCACGCTGCTGGTCAAGATGGGCGTCGCCGACGCGATGATCACCGGCACGACCCGGCCCTACAACCAGACGCTGCGCGAAGTGAAGCGGGTGATGGACCCGGCGGCAGGCCGCACCCCCTTCGGCATCCATGTGCTGGTGGCGAAGGACAAGACCGTGTTCATGGCCGACACCACCGTCAACGAACGCCCCACCGCCAGCGAACTGGCGGACATCGCAGAAGGGACGGTGGCGGTCGCCCGGCGCATGGGTCATGATCCGCGCGTCGCCTTCCTCTCTTACTCCAACTTCGGCAACCCGCCCGGCGCTTTCCTCGAAAATGTGCGCGGCGCGGTGAAGCTGCTCGACGAACGGCAGGTCGACTTCGAATATGAAGGCGAAATGACGGCGGACGTAGCGCTCAACCCGGTGGTGATGAAAAATTACCCGTTCAGCCGCCTGTCGGGTCCGGCCAACATATTGGTCATGCCCGGCCTGCAATCGGCCAATATCTCGGCCAAGCTGCTGCGGGAACTGGGCGGCACGACGATGATCGGGCCGTTGCTGGTCGGCATGGAAAAATCGGTGCAGATCGCCACCATGTCTTCCAACGCGTCGGAATTGCTGACGCTGGCGGTGCTGGCGGCGGGCGGCGTCGCGCTATAG
- a CDS encoding LacI family DNA-binding transcriptional regulator, with the protein MATIKDVAQRAGVSFKTVSRVINHYNVRPELRARVDAAIQQLDYRPTLAARQLATQRSFFITLIMPPAVGSYFARWMLAVSEACHAVGHHLVIETFDATNGAGGVGMDNGVRSDAIILIPPFADHEGLLAQLATRGVPIVRLGSASDDALSVAIDDAAASTAMVEHLIALGHRRIGMIAHHEVAKATESRVEGYRAALAKADIPFDPDLLVRCEFYFKDGVEAAKALLALRNRPTAIFAAADYLALGAMAQVQKLGYRVPDDIAIAGFDDSLEGRMTFPPLTTVRQPIRAFAKAAVAAATGRSAPPEPFQSKLILRGSTTGTKDLCLDLYDI; encoded by the coding sequence TTGGCCACGATCAAGGATGTAGCGCAGCGGGCCGGCGTGTCGTTCAAGACCGTGTCCCGCGTGATCAACCATTATAATGTGCGGCCCGAATTGCGCGCGCGCGTCGATGCGGCGATTCAGCAACTGGATTATCGGCCGACACTGGCGGCGCGGCAATTGGCGACGCAGCGGTCCTTTTTCATTACGTTGATCATGCCGCCTGCCGTGGGCAGTTATTTCGCGCGGTGGATGTTGGCCGTGTCGGAGGCCTGCCATGCGGTGGGGCATCATCTGGTCATCGAAACCTTTGACGCGACGAACGGCGCGGGCGGCGTCGGCATGGACAATGGCGTTCGCAGCGATGCGATCATCCTGATCCCCCCGTTCGCGGACCATGAAGGGCTGCTGGCGCAACTGGCGACGCGCGGCGTGCCGATCGTCAGGCTGGGATCGGCCAGCGACGATGCCCTGTCCGTCGCGATCGACGATGCGGCGGCATCGACCGCGATGGTGGAGCATCTGATCGCCCTGGGCCACCGGCGCATCGGCATGATCGCGCACCATGAAGTGGCCAAGGCGACGGAATCGCGGGTGGAGGGTTATCGCGCGGCGCTGGCGAAGGCCGACATCCCCTTCGATCCCGATCTGCTGGTGCGGTGCGAATTCTACTTCAAGGATGGCGTCGAGGCGGCAAAGGCATTGCTGGCGCTGCGGAATCGGCCGACCGCCATCTTCGCGGCGGCCGATTATCTGGCGCTGGGCGCGATGGCGCAGGTGCAGAAGCTAGGCTACCGGGTGCCGGACGATATCGCCATTGCCGGATTTGACGATTCGCTCGAGGGCCGGATGACATTTCCGCCGCTGACGACGGTGCGACAACCGATACGGGCCTTTGCCAAGGCGGCGGTCGCGGCGGCGACGGGCCGGAGCGCGCCCCCGGAACCGTTCCAATCGAAACTCATCCTGCGCGGATCGACGACCGGGACGAAGGATCTGTGCCTTGACCTTTATGACATTTGA
- the mutS gene encoding DNA mismatch repair protein MutS codes for MALSTDTAAPTPMMAQYLTLKAEAQDCLLFYRMGDFFELFFDDAKQAAATLDIALTSRGEHGGAPIPMCGVPVHSAEGYLARLIKGGHRVAIAEQIETPAQAKARGGKTLVARAIVRYVTAGTLTEETLLDSRRDNMLVALAQVGGESAGEIGIAAADISTGRFETMTCPIGDLPAELARLRPSETVVAEGSALDVADCHPFDRTAFSSARAEEALKRLFGVATLDGFGQFGRAELAAMGGLIAYLDHAGKGTLPFLAPPLRKASGGHVAIDAATRESLEIVATTSGTRAGSLLGAIDRTVTGAGARLLGQDLSAPLMDLGAIEARLGLVQLFHDDATLRDQLRGALRALPDIGRALGRVAVGRGSPRDLGQLRDGLGEARILRERLGRIADAPQLLVQLLPALDGHGALVDALARALVPAPPTETANGGYIADGYDPALDELRRLSSDGRRAIAALEAKYRAQTGIAALKIRHNGVLGYHVEVPARAADTLMAPDSGFTHRQTLAGVVRFNSIDLHEEAGRVAQAGAHALVAEAAHLEELIGAVLDRKSDIARAADALARLDVAASLAERAAEGGWQRPHFVAADGAGQCLDIVGGRHPVVEDALRKEGQPFVANDCRLSESDRLWLVTGPNMGGKSTFLRQNALIVILAQAGGYVPAQAATLTLVDRLFSRVGASDNLAKGRSTFMVEMVETAAILAQATERSFVILDEVGRGTSTYDGLALAWAVVEAVHEVNRCRCLFATHYHELTRLAETLTSLSLHHVRAREWKGDLILLHELAQGPADRSYGLAVARLAGLPQAVLKRAKDVLARLEAGKAKTGGIAAGLDDLPLFAAVAAQEEAAPDPLLAAIAAIDADALSPREALDHIYRLKQLAADMRRD; via the coding sequence ATGGCCCTTTCGACCGATACCGCCGCGCCCACGCCGATGATGGCGCAATATCTGACGCTCAAGGCCGAAGCGCAGGATTGCCTGCTTTTCTATCGCATGGGCGATTTTTTCGAACTGTTCTTCGATGACGCCAAACAAGCGGCGGCGACGCTCGACATCGCGCTGACCAGCCGGGGCGAGCATGGCGGCGCGCCGATCCCGATGTGCGGCGTGCCGGTGCATAGCGCGGAAGGCTATCTGGCGCGGCTGATCAAGGGCGGGCATCGCGTCGCCATCGCCGAGCAGATCGAGACGCCGGCGCAGGCCAAGGCGCGGGGCGGCAAGACGCTCGTCGCGCGGGCGATCGTGCGCTATGTGACGGCGGGCACGCTGACCGAGGAGACGTTGCTCGACAGTCGTCGCGACAATATGCTGGTCGCGCTGGCGCAGGTCGGCGGCGAGAGTGCGGGCGAGATCGGCATTGCGGCGGCGGACATTTCGACCGGCCGGTTCGAGACGATGACCTGCCCGATCGGCGACCTGCCCGCCGAACTGGCGCGGTTGCGGCCGAGCGAGACGGTGGTGGCCGAAGGATCGGCGTTGGACGTGGCGGATTGCCATCCCTTCGACCGCACGGCCTTTTCCAGCGCCCGGGCGGAAGAGGCGTTGAAGCGGCTGTTCGGGGTGGCGACGCTGGACGGGTTCGGCCAGTTCGGCCGCGCGGAACTGGCGGCAATGGGTGGGCTGATCGCCTATCTCGACCATGCGGGCAAGGGCACCCTGCCCTTCCTGGCCCCGCCGCTGCGCAAGGCGAGCGGCGGCCATGTCGCGATCGACGCGGCGACGCGCGAGAGCCTGGAGATCGTCGCGACCACCAGCGGCACGCGCGCGGGCAGTTTGCTCGGCGCGATCGACCGGACGGTGACGGGCGCGGGCGCGCGCTTGCTGGGGCAGGATCTGTCCGCGCCGCTGATGGACCTGGGCGCGATCGAGGCGCGGCTGGGGCTGGTGCAACTGTTCCATGACGATGCGACCTTGCGCGACCAGCTGCGCGGCGCGCTGCGAGCGCTGCCGGATATCGGCCGGGCGTTGGGGCGCGTGGCGGTGGGGCGTGGGTCGCCCCGCGATCTGGGGCAGTTGCGCGATGGGCTGGGCGAAGCGCGGATATTGCGTGAACGGCTGGGGCGGATCGCCGATGCGCCGCAACTGCTGGTGCAATTGCTGCCTGCGCTGGACGGGCATGGCGCGCTGGTCGATGCGCTGGCGCGTGCATTGGTGCCTGCGCCGCCGACCGAGACGGCGAACGGCGGTTATATCGCCGATGGCTATGATCCCGCGCTGGATGAATTGCGGCGGCTGAGCAGCGACGGGCGGCGGGCGATCGCCGCGCTGGAGGCGAAATATCGCGCGCAGACCGGGATAGCGGCGCTCAAGATCCGGCATAATGGTGTGCTGGGCTATCATGTCGAAGTGCCAGCGCGCGCCGCCGATACGCTGATGGCGCCAGACAGCGGCTTTACCCATCGCCAGACGCTTGCAGGCGTGGTGCGGTTCAATTCGATCGACCTGCATGAGGAAGCCGGGCGGGTGGCGCAGGCGGGCGCCCATGCGCTGGTCGCCGAAGCGGCGCATCTTGAGGAACTGATCGGCGCGGTGCTGGACCGCAAGAGCGACATCGCGCGCGCCGCCGACGCGCTGGCGCGGCTGGATGTCGCCGCATCGCTCGCCGAACGGGCGGCCGAGGGTGGCTGGCAGCGGCCGCATTTCGTCGCGGCCGATGGCGCGGGCCAGTGTTTGGATATCGTAGGCGGGCGGCATCCGGTGGTGGAGGATGCGCTGCGCAAGGAGGGGCAACCCTTCGTCGCGAACGACTGCCGTTTGAGCGAGAGCGACCGGCTGTGGCTGGTCACCGGCCCGAACATGGGCGGTAAATCGACCTTCCTGCGGCAGAATGCGCTGATCGTCATATTGGCGCAGGCGGGCGGCTATGTGCCCGCGCAGGCGGCGACGCTGACTTTGGTCGATCGCTTGTTCAGCCGGGTGGGCGCGTCCGACAATCTCGCCAAGGGGCGGTCGACCTTCATGGTCGAGATGGTCGAGACGGCCGCGATCCTTGCCCAAGCGACCGAGCGCAGCTTCGTGATCCTGGACGAGGTCGGGCGCGGCACGTCCACCTATGACGGGCTGGCGCTCGCCTGGGCCGTGGTGGAGGCGGTGCATGAGGTCAATCGCTGCCGTTGCCTGTTCGCGACCCACTATCATGAACTGACGCGACTGGCCGAGACGTTGACGTCGCTATCGCTGCATCATGTGCGGGCGCGGGAGTGGAAGGGCGACCTCATCCTGCTGCACGAATTGGCGCAGGGTCCGGCCGATCGCAGCTATGGCCTGGCGGTGGCGCGTCTGGCGGGGCTGCCGCAAGCGGTGTTGAAGCGCGCCAAGGATGTGCTGGCGCGGCTGGAAGCGGGGAAGGCGAAGACCGGCGGGATCGCGGCGGGGCTGGACGATTTGCCGCTGTTCGCGGCGGTGGCGGCGCAGGAAGAGGCCGCGCCCGACCCGCTGCTGGCGGCGATCGCGGCGATCGATGCCGACGCCCTGTCCCCGCGTGAGGCGCTCGATCACATATATCGATTGAAACAACTGGCCGCCGACATGCGGCGCGATTAG
- a CDS encoding carboxylate--amine ligase has product MTVLPGALLLGLENAIALTVVRELGEHGVPVHGVARNAAAIGIASRHCADWSLRPSGPIADWLPGLIAHTGARAVLAISESDLIELAALPSMIGDCHILVPRAEPLARVLDKLQTLHHAAAAGLRVPQTWQPREGEDFAARAHQMRYPLVAKWANPPEIMAVLDRAGLEWIKTDYVRTPDQLIALLNRYAPIGRWPLIQQYCRGVGLGQMLYMQDGHATLRFQHRRLHEWPPEGGVSTLCRAEPADAHGAQMALSENLLRALDWEGQAMVEYRYDADNDRYWLMEVNGRFWGSLPLARHCGADFAWEAYRRKILGQVDPAPTPNDRLRARYMVPETKRLARILFAPGRIGDPFFRRRPLRDLGAYLLAFVDPRARYYVFSRSDPRPWWRDMTQMLRKAARRGKP; this is encoded by the coding sequence GTGACGGTTCTTCCCGGCGCATTACTTCTGGGTCTGGAAAATGCGATCGCGCTGACCGTGGTGCGCGAACTGGGCGAACATGGCGTGCCGGTGCATGGCGTCGCACGCAACGCTGCGGCGATAGGCATCGCATCGCGCCACTGCGCCGACTGGTCGCTGCGCCCGTCCGGGCCGATCGCCGACTGGCTGCCCGGCCTTATCGCCCACACCGGCGCCCGCGCGGTGCTGGCGATTTCTGAATCGGACCTCATCGAACTGGCGGCGCTGCCCTCTATGATTGGCGACTGCCACATCCTCGTCCCCCGGGCCGAACCGCTGGCGCGGGTGCTGGACAAGCTGCAGACGCTCCACCACGCCGCCGCCGCCGGGCTGCGCGTGCCCCAGACCTGGCAGCCACGCGAGGGCGAGGATTTTGCCGCCCGCGCGCATCAGATGCGCTACCCGCTGGTCGCCAAATGGGCCAATCCACCCGAAATCATGGCCGTGCTTGACCGGGCGGGGCTGGAATGGATCAAGACCGACTATGTCCGCACGCCCGACCAGTTGATCGCGCTGCTGAATCGCTATGCGCCCATCGGTCGCTGGCCGTTGATCCAGCAATATTGTCGCGGCGTGGGCCTGGGGCAGATGCTCTATATGCAGGACGGCCACGCCACCCTCCGCTTCCAGCATCGGCGCCTGCACGAATGGCCGCCCGAAGGCGGCGTCTCCACCCTCTGCCGTGCCGAACCGGCGGACGCCCATGGCGCGCAAATGGCGCTGTCGGAAAATCTGCTGCGCGCGCTCGATTGGGAAGGGCAGGCGATGGTCGAATATCGCTATGATGCCGACAACGATCGCTATTGGCTGATGGAGGTCAATGGCCGTTTCTGGGGCAGCCTGCCGCTGGCGCGCCATTGCGGCGCCGATTTCGCGTGGGAAGCCTATCGGCGCAAGATATTGGGCCAGGTCGATCCCGCGCCGACGCCGAACGACCGGTTGCGCGCCCGCTATATGGTGCCGGAAACCAAGCGGCTGGCGCGCATTCTCTTTGCCCCCGGCCGGATCGGCGATCCCTTCTTCCGCCGCCGTCCGCTGCGCGACCTGGGCGCCTATCTGCTCGCCTTTGTCGATCCGCGCGCCCGCTATTATGTGTTCAGTCGCTCCGATCCCCGGCCATGGTGGCGCGACATGACGCAGATGCTCAGGAAAGCCGCGCGCCGGGGAAAGCCCTGA
- a CDS encoding flavin reductase family protein, translating to MSVASFDSATFRRVLGHYPTGVCVVTAVEADGAPIGMVVGSFTSVSLDPPLVAFFPAKSSTSWPRIQAVGKFCVNILASDQQPLCRQVAGPGPDKFAGIAHRVSANGSPILDDVVAWIDCTLDAVHEAGDHDIAIGHVVALEVDRPGSPLLFFQGNYGEFSLLA from the coding sequence ATGAGCGTGGCCAGTTTCGATAGTGCGACCTTCCGCCGGGTGCTGGGCCATTACCCCACCGGCGTCTGCGTCGTTACCGCGGTGGAGGCGGATGGCGCACCGATCGGCATGGTCGTCGGCTCCTTCACCTCGGTGTCGCTCGACCCGCCGCTCGTCGCTTTCTTCCCTGCCAAAAGCTCGACCAGCTGGCCGCGCATCCAGGCGGTCGGCAAATTCTGTGTCAACATCCTCGCCAGCGATCAGCAGCCGCTCTGCCGCCAGGTCGCCGGTCCCGGCCCGGACAAGTTCGCCGGCATCGCCCATCGCGTCTCGGCCAATGGTTCGCCTATCCTCGACGATGTCGTCGCCTGGATCGACTGCACGCTCGACGCCGTGCACGAAGCGGGCGATCATGACATCGCGATCGGCCATGTCGTCGCGCTGGAAGTCGACCGTCCGGGCAGCCCCTTGCTCTTCTTCCAAGGCAATTACGGGGAATTTTCGCTGCTTGCATGA